The following coding sequences are from one Spartobacteria bacterium window:
- a CDS encoding methyl-accepting chemotaxis protein, giving the protein MVGTFQKDNLYRKQKKKTHGDIVMKWNIGKKLMASFLAVATIALVLGALGYYGAVKSDQSINAIGHEYLPSVRALLTFDRESEFIKVAMRTLGIPGQTLKDRQFQYDLVAGSRARYQAHWEFFDAISKPAEEQKTWEEFKDAWDVMRDGNNKYFAIAHEIDALGIFDPVKVEGQLIGFERDHYVLEAQILGVLFANHPMFEGGGDPTKCAFGKWLASFSCTDKEVNEVIAAARKPHAAFHKSIQTIRELLAKGEHEKAVAVYNDEMKPSAERVFADLDTMNEHVHHVVELYDAGDKMLFGDLRQAQFGVAKYLKVLVDDNLQEVDTEVASAVAKASLLKTISPIAMLAGLAAAIILGLMISRSISVPLSRVVSLLKAMAKGDFTISVTEGDLKRADEIGDVSQAAERLTQSMREMVSDISSGIQTLASSSTELSAVSSQMAGGVQNISDRSTTVATAAEESSANTNSVAASMEQASTNLTTVASATEEMSATVTEIASNAEKARSISGDATDQAQIITGMMKELGLAAQDIGKVTETITDISAQTNLLALNATIEAARAGAAGKGFAVVAGEIKELARQTASATDDIRGKIEAIQQSTGGAISDIERITTVISQVGEIVSTIAAAIEQQAATTKDVALNIAQASAGVQDSNERVAQTASVSGDIARDISQINNAIGDIRLGGDQVQISAQELSQLAEQLKSMIARFSV; this is encoded by the coding sequence ATGGTTGGAACTTTTCAAAAAGACAATTTGTACAGGAAACAAAAAAAAAAAACACACGGAGACATAGTAATGAAATGGAACATCGGTAAAAAACTCATGGCATCATTCCTTGCCGTTGCCACAATCGCACTGGTGCTGGGAGCATTAGGGTATTATGGGGCAGTGAAAAGTGATCAGTCCATTAATGCGATAGGACATGAATATTTGCCCAGTGTTCGCGCTCTGTTGACGTTTGATCGCGAATCCGAATTTATCAAAGTAGCAATGCGTACTTTGGGAATCCCCGGGCAAACGCTCAAAGATCGTCAGTTTCAGTATGATCTGGTGGCAGGTAGTCGAGCACGATATCAGGCGCATTGGGAATTCTTTGATGCGATTAGCAAGCCCGCTGAAGAGCAGAAAACATGGGAAGAATTTAAAGACGCCTGGGATGTGATGCGTGATGGAAACAATAAATATTTTGCAATCGCACATGAAATCGATGCATTGGGCATTTTTGATCCTGTCAAAGTTGAAGGACAACTCATTGGTTTCGAGCGTGATCATTATGTCTTGGAAGCCCAAATTCTAGGCGTTTTGTTTGCCAATCACCCCATGTTTGAAGGGGGCGGTGATCCGACTAAATGTGCGTTTGGAAAATGGCTGGCTTCATTTTCTTGCACGGATAAGGAAGTCAATGAGGTGATCGCAGCTGCACGCAAACCTCACGCTGCATTTCATAAGTCCATACAAACGATTAGAGAATTGCTGGCAAAAGGTGAACACGAAAAGGCTGTCGCTGTTTACAATGATGAAATGAAGCCCTCAGCTGAAAGAGTTTTTGCTGATTTGGACACCATGAATGAGCACGTTCATCATGTTGTTGAGTTATATGACGCTGGGGACAAAATGTTGTTTGGCGACTTACGTCAGGCTCAATTTGGTGTAGCGAAATATCTAAAAGTCCTCGTCGATGATAATCTGCAGGAAGTGGATACAGAAGTTGCAAGTGCTGTTGCCAAAGCATCTTTACTGAAAACAATAAGCCCCATCGCAATGCTGGCAGGTCTTGCGGCGGCCATAATTCTGGGATTGATGATTAGTCGAAGCATTTCTGTCCCGCTGTCGCGCGTTGTCAGTTTGTTGAAAGCCATGGCAAAAGGTGATTTTACAATAAGCGTCACTGAAGGCGATCTGAAACGTGCGGATGAAATTGGTGATGTTTCTCAGGCTGCTGAAAGGTTGACACAGAGTATGAGGGAGATGGTTTCGGATATTTCCAGCGGCATTCAGACGCTGGCTTCTTCCTCCACTGAACTGTCGGCGGTATCAAGCCAGATGGCAGGCGGGGTGCAGAATATATCTGATCGTTCGACGACGGTGGCCACAGCAGCAGAAGAATCAAGTGCCAATACCAACTCGGTTGCTGCCAGCATGGAACAGGCCAGCACTAATCTGACGACAGTGGCCAGTGCCACCGAAGAAATGAGTGCCACAGTTACGGAAATTGCATCCAATGCCGAAAAAGCACGTTCCATCAGTGGTGATGCCACGGATCAGGCACAGATTATCACGGGCATGATGAAGGAACTGGGATTGGCCGCGCAGGATATCGGCAAAGTCACTGAAACCATTACGGATATTTCGGCGCAGACCAATCTGCTGGCCCTGAATGCGACCATCGAAGCGGCCCGTGCGGGTGCTGCCGGCAAAGGGTTTGCTGTGGTAGCTGGCGAAATTAAGGAGCTGGCACGCCAGACCGCGTCGGCCACCGACGATATTCGGGGAAAAATCGAGGCGATTCAGCAGTCCACCGGTGGTGCGATATCCGATATCGAGCGGATTACCACGGTAATCAGTCAGGTCGGCGAAATTGTGTCTACAATCGCGGCCGCCATTGAACAGCAGGCAGCAACGACCAAGGATGTGGCCCTGAATATTGCTCAGGCATCTGCCGGCGTACAGGATTCAAACGAACGTGTGGC
- a CDS encoding response regulator, whose product MTHRTSPLVLVVDDDIVTAKMLSHILNKEGFSTAMAATGAEAVALGLELRPSLILLDVNLPDMNGFDVCAKLKESTGDLMTPVIFVSAVEDVQAKVRGFDAGGVDYVTKPVAAPEVIARVRTHIRLKNVVEKLARLQAERIDKLAAAQQMTMPSEDSLPQARFYAVVSHIHGAGGDFYDVIEMGDSIFDYVVADACGHDVDASFWTAAFKALIYENASAVNLPKNILEACNSSLHRILPSGAFFTVVYARLNRSAGIMTIVNAAHPPAIYIPRVGPVVTVDQSGDLLGAFPEAYFGVTEQPCHYGDRFLFYTDGLAEAVGDLYAGVTAICNACTKNRDRPLKEMIRLIRSEVLKDVVVQDDVLLLGVEI is encoded by the coding sequence ATGACTCACCGAACGAGCCCGTTAGTACTGGTCGTCGATGATGATATAGTTACAGCGAAAATGCTGAGTCACATCCTGAATAAGGAAGGCTTTAGCACTGCGATGGCGGCTACGGGGGCAGAAGCTGTGGCTCTCGGACTGGAGCTACGTCCCAGCCTCATTTTACTCGATGTGAACCTGCCTGACATGAATGGCTTTGATGTTTGCGCTAAACTCAAGGAATCCACCGGCGATCTTATGACTCCCGTCATCTTTGTGTCTGCCGTGGAGGATGTTCAGGCCAAAGTGCGGGGTTTTGATGCGGGCGGGGTCGATTATGTGACCAAACCAGTGGCTGCGCCGGAAGTCATTGCTCGGGTACGGACGCATATTCGTTTGAAAAATGTTGTGGAAAAACTGGCGAGACTTCAGGCTGAGCGTATCGATAAACTGGCTGCGGCGCAGCAGATGACCATGCCGTCAGAGGACAGTCTCCCGCAGGCACGCTTTTATGCTGTGGTGAGTCATATCCACGGGGCAGGAGGAGATTTTTATGATGTCATCGAGATGGGCGATTCCATTTTTGATTACGTGGTAGCGGACGCCTGCGGGCATGATGTTGATGCCTCGTTCTGGACGGCGGCTTTCAAGGCGCTGATTTATGAAAATGCATCTGCGGTAAATTTACCCAAGAACATCCTGGAGGCATGCAACAGTTCCCTTCACCGCATCTTGCCGTCAGGTGCTTTTTTTACGGTTGTCTATGCTCGATTGAATCGCAGCGCGGGGATTATGACCATTGTTAATGCCGCACATCCGCCTGCTATTTATATTCCTCGTGTGGGACCGGTGGTGACGGTTGATCAATCAGGAGATTTACTGGGGGCTTTTCCCGAGGCGTATTTCGGTGTGACAGAACAGCCATGTCACTATGGCGACCGTTTTTTATTTTATACCGACGGACTGGCGGAAGCCGTGGGAGACCTTTATGCAGGGGTGACTGCGATATGCAATGCCTGTACAAAAAATAGAGACAGGCCTTTGAAAGAAATGATTCGGCTGATTCGTTCAGAAGTATTAAAAGATGTTGTGGTACAGGATGATGTACTTCTTCTGGGAGTGGAGATATGA
- a CDS encoding response regulator codes for MNKILVVDDDFVNRLVLQKMCEEFGEVHVAVNGKEALVAIRLAFDEGKPYDVICLDLMMPEMDGHDALCAIRGMEEELHITEEQRPKILMTTALDDSSNVMKAFRGQCDGYLVKPIDSSKLADYISEFGSKGG; via the coding sequence ATGAATAAGATACTTGTTGTGGACGATGATTTTGTGAATCGGCTGGTCCTTCAGAAAATGTGTGAAGAATTCGGCGAAGTCCATGTGGCTGTAAACGGGAAGGAAGCACTGGTTGCTATTCGTCTGGCCTTTGATGAGGGTAAACCTTACGACGTTATCTGTCTGGATTTAATGATGCCGGAAATGGACGGGCATGATGCCCTGTGCGCTATTCGTGGTATGGAGGAAGAACTGCATATTACCGAGGAACAGCGCCCAAAAATTTTAATGACAACCGCCCTGGATGACAGTTCCAATGTGATGAAAGCCTTCCGCGGCCAGTGTGATGGCTATTTGGTGAAGCCCATTGATAGTAGTAAGCTGGCAGATTATATCAGCGAATTTGGTTCTAAAGGTGGATAA
- a CDS encoding hybrid sensor histidine kinase/response regulator: MSDNLMQEFIAESRDHLATIEADLLAIEDAGDQLDDELINKVFRAAHSIKGGSGFFGLVNIKELAHKAETVLDMMRSRKIMPNPEVINILLQSFDVLRDMINDVGESESYDISDQLVSLNGLTSSYLPPSEKQVLSQDVIFTIGTREIRIPRIDVTQCKKRAQYIYSIDYDLLHDIEFKGQTPWDVIKRLTASGEMLDASIDFEAVGTLDGPGTNVIPFNVIHATVAEPDMAEPLYGVPGDRVHVLANPNEPSTGTVVNCEVFNSGMMKPVTAAVDAAPAVPPVPAPPVAAPPVAVQPVEKQPVSGESAMDDLPLLNMEMDTPETGLATLPKSKKSGSDRKITKNADTSLRVNVSLLESLMNLAGELVLSRNQLREAVSRSDERSIVVSSQRISLVTSELQETIMQTRMQPVGSIFAKFPRLVRDLARDLEKDIVLNIDGKEVELDKTLIEGLSDPLTHMVRNAVDHGIEKPADRVRAGKKAQGTVHLQAYHEAGLVIIELQDDGKGIDAERVALSAVKKGLITQEKMRNMSDKEKFRLIFLPGLSTAEKVTDVSGRGVGMDVVQSNIERLGGKVEIDSMPGKGSVFRIKMPLTLAIIPSLIVDANGQRFAIPQVNVAELLHIHAEDIHSRIDVVGDAEVLLLREQLVPIVRFNSVFAANSSISDWRHEKPDSDRKDALGGRVKRKSGAGGRGTADHAVNIVVVSTGAMQYGLIVDTFQNTEEIVVKPLGQHLKNLQEYAGATIMGDGKVALILDVTGLAAKAELASVVASTPKMTTTQDHDAEQRTDVHSLMMFYNSPGEACALPLESVQRLERISPKQVEKVGGRHTMQYRGEALPLVMLADTADVPLIEMNNDLIVVVTKVYGRDVGLLGCMPVDVVETDIHIDKETLRQKGIAGSCIIKDSTVLMIDIFELVEKTHPEWVRKKDIAAKTRDGDPSVLLAEDSDFFRSQEKKIIENAGFNVLEAPDGEEAWEVLLKNPDAVQVVVTDIEMPRLNGLGLAQRIRADARFSHLPIIGVTSLAGDEDMAKGKAAGIDDYQVKLDQERLIAKLREMVRG; the protein is encoded by the coding sequence ATGTCTGACAATTTGATGCAGGAATTCATAGCCGAATCACGTGATCATCTGGCGACCATTGAAGCGGATTTGCTGGCTATTGAGGATGCAGGAGATCAATTGGACGATGAATTGATCAACAAAGTTTTCAGAGCGGCGCATTCGATCAAGGGCGGCAGCGGTTTTTTTGGACTGGTAAATATTAAAGAGCTGGCGCACAAGGCGGAAACAGTGCTGGATATGATGCGCAGCCGAAAAATTATGCCGAATCCGGAGGTTATTAATATTTTGCTTCAGTCCTTCGATGTACTGAGGGATATGATCAATGATGTGGGTGAAAGTGAGTCCTATGATATATCAGATCAGCTGGTGTCGCTCAATGGATTGACCTCGTCCTATCTCCCTCCATCGGAAAAGCAGGTGCTGAGCCAGGATGTGATCTTTACGATTGGAACGCGCGAGATTCGTATTCCGCGCATCGACGTAACGCAGTGTAAAAAACGGGCTCAATATATTTATTCCATCGATTACGATCTGTTACACGATATCGAGTTCAAAGGACAGACGCCATGGGATGTGATAAAACGGCTGACGGCCTCGGGTGAAATGCTGGATGCTTCGATTGATTTCGAAGCGGTGGGTACGCTGGACGGGCCGGGCACCAATGTGATTCCCTTTAACGTCATTCATGCCACCGTGGCTGAACCGGATATGGCGGAGCCTCTTTACGGCGTGCCCGGCGACCGGGTGCATGTGCTGGCAAATCCCAATGAACCCAGCACTGGCACGGTCGTCAATTGCGAAGTGTTTAATTCCGGCATGATGAAACCCGTGACTGCTGCGGTGGATGCGGCACCTGCTGTGCCGCCGGTACCTGCACCGCCGGTCGCTGCACCGCCAGTCGCTGTACAGCCCGTGGAAAAGCAGCCTGTTTCCGGGGAGTCTGCGATGGATGATCTTCCTTTGCTGAACATGGAAATGGACACGCCGGAGACGGGACTGGCTACGCTGCCGAAATCGAAAAAAAGTGGATCGGATCGGAAGATTACGAAAAATGCAGATACGTCACTGCGCGTGAATGTGAGTCTGCTGGAGTCGTTAATGAATCTGGCCGGTGAACTTGTTTTAAGCCGGAATCAGTTACGTGAGGCCGTGAGTCGGTCTGATGAGCGCTCCATTGTGGTCAGTTCGCAGCGAATCAGTCTGGTTACTTCGGAACTGCAGGAAACGATCATGCAGACCCGTATGCAGCCGGTGGGTTCGATTTTTGCAAAATTTCCGCGTCTGGTGCGGGATCTCGCCAGAGATTTGGAAAAGGATATTGTCCTGAATATCGATGGCAAAGAAGTGGAACTGGATAAGACCCTGATTGAAGGCTTAAGCGATCCGCTGACGCATATGGTGCGTAATGCGGTGGATCACGGCATTGAGAAGCCTGCGGATCGTGTGCGGGCGGGAAAGAAAGCCCAGGGAACGGTTCATTTGCAGGCCTATCATGAAGCAGGACTGGTGATCATTGAGCTGCAGGATGATGGAAAGGGCATTGATGCGGAACGTGTCGCTCTGTCGGCCGTTAAAAAAGGGCTGATTACCCAGGAAAAAATGCGGAATATGTCCGACAAGGAAAAGTTCCGTTTAATCTTTCTGCCCGGGTTATCCACTGCGGAAAAAGTGACAGATGTCTCGGGGCGCGGTGTGGGCATGGATGTGGTGCAGTCGAATATTGAACGCCTGGGCGGGAAAGTGGAAATTGATTCTATGCCTGGTAAAGGCTCGGTCTTCCGGATAAAAATGCCGTTAACGCTGGCGATTATCCCCTCATTGATTGTTGATGCCAATGGCCAGCGATTCGCTATACCTCAGGTAAATGTGGCGGAACTGCTTCATATCCATGCGGAAGATATTCATTCGCGCATAGATGTGGTCGGAGATGCCGAGGTGCTTCTGCTTCGTGAACAGCTGGTTCCGATTGTGCGCTTCAATTCGGTTTTTGCCGCAAATAGTTCCATATCGGACTGGAGGCATGAGAAACCGGACTCTGACCGCAAAGATGCTTTGGGTGGTCGGGTGAAACGAAAATCAGGTGCAGGCGGCAGGGGTACTGCGGATCATGCGGTGAATATCGTGGTGGTTTCCACGGGTGCGATGCAATACGGACTGATCGTCGATACGTTCCAGAATACGGAAGAGATTGTAGTCAAGCCTCTGGGGCAGCATCTGAAGAATCTGCAGGAATATGCCGGCGCAACCATTATGGGTGACGGAAAAGTGGCACTGATTCTGGATGTGACCGGTTTGGCGGCCAAGGCCGAACTGGCGTCGGTTGTGGCTTCAACGCCGAAAATGACGACGACACAGGATCATGATGCTGAGCAGCGCACGGATGTTCATTCGCTGATGATGTTTTACAACAGCCCTGGTGAGGCATGCGCGTTGCCGCTTGAATCTGTGCAGCGCCTGGAAAGGATCTCGCCGAAGCAGGTGGAAAAGGTTGGTGGTCGCCATACCATGCAATATCGCGGGGAAGCACTGCCGCTGGTGATGCTGGCGGATACCGCTGATGTTCCACTGATTGAGATGAACAACGATTTGATTGTTGTTGTCACCAAAGTCTATGGACGTGATGTAGGATTGCTGGGTTGTATGCCTGTAGATGTGGTGGAGACGGATATCCATATCGACAAGGAAACTCTCCGCCAGAAGGGCATTGCTGGGTCTTGCATCATTAAAGACAGCACGGTGCTGATGATTGATATTTTTGAATTGGTCGAAAAAACCCATCCCGAGTGGGTTCGTAAAAAAGACATCGCAGCAAAGACGCGAGACGGTGATCCGAGTGTTCTTTTGGCGGAGGATTCAGATTTCTTCCGCTCACAGGAGAAGAAAATCATTGAAAATGCCGGATTTAATGTCCTTGAGGCACCCGACGGCGAAGAGGCCTGGGAGGTATTGCTTAAAAATCCGGATGCCGTTCAGGTCGTTGTGACCGATATTGAAATGCCGCGATTAAATGGGCTTGGACTTGCGCAGCGTATTCGTGCCGACGCCCGTTTCAGTCATTTACCGATTATCGGGGTAACCTCGCTGGCCGGTGATGAAGATATGGCCAAGGGAAAAGCGGCCGGCATCGATGATTATCAGGTGAAATTGGATCAGGAGCGACTGATTGCCAAGTTGCGTGAAATGGTTCGTGGGTAA
- a CDS encoding response regulator, with protein sequence MKYTIKNTFYIVIVVMLLVDVGFIAQSFVASRRISGNMDKVAQLMQLERSIGTVTKAFWHVRFIERSLLNQQQMDPALSKQYDESLEFIRYELDRVVKAPYATVFEKNIAEAKELLRSYDQVMSRQLQLRTRQRLVRTQLDGSYQNMVSASLMTSDITILRPLFNIARFQNDYFVYRNASKLKAMEIVLKVFKANLKKENVIGARLEPLAMKFEELITEDFELHRQSMEITEEFNALSTDLTELMTNLSQTTAALVSTDSIKIRQMNGSIRNSLLAISLAVFFFMLLLLWFINRIIVRPILALSAVVDQIRRGEQAERCAASGDNEVAHLGGAINSLLNTIDERNHELISYQKGLEDKVALRTAELEDSVRRAQELTRAADAANKAKSEFMANMSHELRTPMNGVIGMTGILINTDLNAEQRQYAEIVRSSGTHLLNLINEVLDFSKIEAGKLVLESYPFDLQSVMEEVSDVIAIKAHEKKLDYSWIIEPDVPRNLVGDAGRLRQILINLIGNAAKFTDEGEVSIDITVKSETESQLELLFRVSDTGIGIPLEKQSHLFNAFEQIDSSTTRKYGGTGLGLAISKRLVEMMDGCISVESHPGQGATFSFTAVLERGEEVAEADELVHSFEGVRILHVDDNANNRRFMKILFSAWKCTLRQVESAAAAIQELKTAYDCQQPFDILLTDMQMPVKNGLDLTRDVHADRDFKNLPVVLLTSMDMSAERDTLMKAGVLECINKPIRSSQLFDCLIDIIRGGLLLPSDASQAETAIYGSGNVPAPKVLLVEDNQTNQQVASIMLREMGCKVDIASDGFEALAALGQKDYDLVFMDCQMPNMDGYEAARRIRDPWSTVRRHDIPIIALTAHALEGAKETCFAAGMNEFVTKPFQPKELRATLKRWIPEELSSPSQESVNPVAPSPVKADTDAQVAEQDEQLIFNRDEFFGRMMNKESLVQSVLEAFNQSTPQLMSDLEIALTDWQVKEAARLAHSLKGASANVAAGRLNSSFVKLEEALHGNNQDEALRMYKICTEQLVVWQKAALN encoded by the coding sequence GTGAAGTATACGATAAAGAATACTTTTTACATTGTAATCGTCGTCATGCTGCTCGTGGATGTGGGCTTTATCGCCCAATCCTTTGTGGCATCTCGCCGTATATCGGGAAACATGGACAAGGTAGCTCAACTGATGCAGCTGGAACGCAGCATCGGTACGGTGACCAAGGCCTTCTGGCATGTGCGTTTTATCGAGCGGTCATTGCTGAATCAGCAGCAGATGGATCCGGCCTTGTCGAAGCAGTACGATGAAAGTCTGGAGTTTATCCGGTACGAACTTGACCGTGTTGTAAAGGCACCCTATGCGACGGTATTCGAAAAAAACATAGCCGAGGCCAAAGAACTGCTGCGATCCTATGATCAGGTTATGAGTCGGCAGCTGCAACTGCGCACACGCCAGAGGCTGGTACGGACACAGCTTGACGGATCCTACCAAAACATGGTCTCGGCCTCGCTGATGACATCGGACATTACTATTTTGCGTCCGCTTTTTAATATTGCCCGTTTTCAGAATGATTATTTTGTGTACCGGAATGCGTCAAAGCTTAAGGCGATGGAGATTGTTCTTAAGGTTTTCAAAGCCAATCTGAAAAAAGAAAATGTTATCGGCGCCAGGCTTGAACCACTGGCAATGAAGTTTGAGGAACTGATTACAGAAGATTTTGAACTCCACCGGCAGTCGATGGAAATCACGGAAGAGTTTAATGCGCTGAGCACCGACCTAACCGAACTGATGACCAATTTGAGTCAGACCACGGCCGCCCTTGTATCCACCGATTCCATAAAAATACGTCAAATGAATGGAAGTATACGCAATTCTTTGCTGGCCATATCATTAGCGGTTTTCTTTTTTATGCTTCTGCTGCTGTGGTTTATCAACCGGATCATTGTCCGTCCGATCCTGGCCCTGTCGGCCGTTGTGGATCAAATACGAAGAGGCGAGCAGGCAGAGCGATGTGCGGCCTCAGGCGATAATGAGGTGGCTCATCTGGGCGGGGCGATAAACAGTCTGCTCAACACCATTGATGAACGGAATCATGAACTCATTTCGTATCAGAAAGGATTGGAGGACAAGGTGGCTTTGCGCACTGCAGAATTAGAAGACAGTGTGCGGCGGGCTCAGGAGCTGACACGCGCAGCAGATGCGGCCAACAAGGCCAAGTCAGAATTCATGGCGAATATGAGTCATGAACTGCGAACCCCGATGAACGGGGTGATCGGTATGACCGGTATTTTGATTAATACAGACTTGAATGCCGAACAGCGTCAGTACGCAGAAATTGTACGATCCAGCGGGACGCATCTTCTCAACCTGATCAACGAAGTGCTGGACTTTTCTAAAATCGAAGCCGGGAAATTGGTACTTGAGAGCTATCCCTTTGATTTGCAGTCGGTCATGGAAGAAGTTTCGGATGTTATTGCGATCAAAGCCCACGAGAAAAAACTGGATTATTCGTGGATTATTGAGCCCGATGTACCTCGGAATCTGGTTGGTGATGCGGGCCGGTTGCGCCAGATTTTGATTAATCTGATCGGCAATGCTGCCAAGTTTACTGATGAAGGCGAGGTAAGCATTGATATCACCGTAAAATCAGAAACAGAAAGCCAGCTGGAACTGCTGTTTCGGGTCAGTGATACGGGGATTGGGATTCCCCTGGAAAAGCAGTCGCATTTATTTAATGCTTTTGAACAGATAGACTCTTCTACGACGCGCAAGTATGGCGGAACGGGGCTGGGACTGGCCATATCAAAGCGATTGGTGGAAATGATGGATGGCTGCATATCCGTGGAGAGTCATCCGGGACAGGGGGCGACCTTCAGTTTTACCGCTGTATTGGAGCGGGGGGAAGAGGTTGCGGAAGCTGATGAGTTAGTGCATTCTTTTGAAGGCGTTCGTATTCTGCATGTTGATGACAATGCCAATAACCGTCGTTTCATGAAAATCCTTTTTTCCGCATGGAAGTGTACCTTGCGGCAAGTTGAATCAGCGGCGGCGGCTATACAGGAATTGAAAACGGCGTATGATTGTCAGCAGCCGTTTGATATCCTTCTGACAGACATGCAGATGCCGGTTAAAAACGGATTGGATCTGACGCGTGATGTACATGCCGATCGCGATTTTAAAAACCTGCCGGTGGTGCTGCTCACATCCATGGATATGTCCGCAGAGCGAGATACGCTTATGAAAGCGGGTGTCCTCGAATGCATCAACAAGCCCATTCGCAGTTCACAGTTGTTTGATTGTCTGATTGATATTATTCGAGGCGGGCTGCTGCTTCCTTCGGATGCGAGTCAGGCGGAGACCGCGATATACGGAAGCGGGAATGTTCCGGCACCAAAGGTGCTGCTGGTGGAGGATAATCAGACGAATCAGCAGGTTGCCTCCATTATGTTACGCGAAATGGGGTGCAAGGTTGATATTGCATCGGATGGATTTGAGGCCCTGGCGGCTTTGGGGCAAAAGGATTACGATTTGGTGTTTATGGATTGTCAGATGCCGAATATGGATGGCTATGAGGCCGCCCGTCGAATTCGCGATCCTTGGTCGACCGTACGTCGTCATGATATTCCTATTATTGCCCTCACCGCTCATGCGCTGGAAGGCGCAAAGGAAACCTGTTTTGCTGCGGGAATGAATGAATTTGTGACGAAACCCTTTCAGCCCAAGGAGCTTCGAGCTACACTGAAACGCTGGATCCCGGAAGAGCTGTCGTCGCCGTCACAGGAATCCGTTAATCCCGTCGCCCCGTCGCCCGTTAAGGCGGATACCGATGCGCAGGTTGCGGAGCAGGATGAACAACTCATTTTTAATCGCGACGAGTTTTTTGGACGGATGATGAATAAAGAATCACTGGTGCAGAGTGTCCTCGAGGCGTTTAATCAGTCCACTCCGCAGCTGATGTCTGATTTGGAAATCGCACTGACAGACTGGCAGGTCAAGGAGGCTGCACGGCTTGCCCACAGTTTAAAAGGCGCGTCAGCCAATGTTGCTGCCGGGCGACTGAACTCGTCTTTTGTTAAATTGGAAGAAGCACTTCACGGCAATAATCAGGACGAGGCCCTGCGTATGTACAAGATATGTACGGAACAGCTTGTGGTGTGGCAGAAGGCGGCCTTGAATTGA
- a CDS encoding STAS domain-containing protein has protein sequence MSRIAIQRKYEPDLIYVDAFCRELQALLRDRGLDDVLFDVELLAREAMTNAVVHGAGEADGTFLCVSLYIGSRWLLLRVGDGGSGFDWHRAMKVGLDPEATCGRGIPIYNMYADRVSFNTVGSSVSLWKKIRGGKNTMSQYTVKTIDGVCHITLSGDLTASLVPEIKELLEKEFDTGLQSMEFDLDATDVLDSSGIGLLVACHNSLTKQGGQIRIINVNSNILRLMQGMRLEKRLNVSGK, from the coding sequence ATGAGCCGGATCGCTATACAAAGAAAATATGAACCCGATTTGATCTATGTCGATGCATTTTGCCGAGAGCTGCAGGCCTTGTTGCGGGATCGGGGACTTGATGATGTATTATTTGACGTCGAACTGCTTGCCCGTGAAGCGATGACCAATGCGGTTGTGCATGGTGCGGGTGAGGCGGACGGCACTTTTCTGTGTGTTTCCCTGTATATCGGCTCGCGCTGGCTGCTGCTGCGGGTCGGTGATGGTGGAAGCGGATTTGATTGGCACCGTGCCATGAAGGTCGGTCTTGACCCGGAAGCCACCTGCGGTCGGGGAATCCCTATTTATAACATGTATGCTGATCGCGTCTCATTCAACACGGTCGGCAGTAGCGTTTCATTATGGAAAAAAATCCGTGGAGGAAAAAATACGATGAGTCAGTACACTGTTAAAACCATTGATGGCGTATGTCATATTACATTGTCTGGAGATTTAACTGCGTCATTAGTTCCTGAAATAAAGGAGTTACTGGAGAAGGAATTTGACACCGGTCTTCAGTCTATGGAATTTGATTTGGATGCGACCGATGTATTGGATTCCAGCGGGATCGGACTGTTGGTAGCCTGCCATAACAGCCTGACAAAACAAGGTGGTCAGATTCGTATCATTAATGTGAACAGCAACATATTACGCCTGATGCAGGGCATGCGTTTGGAAAAACGACTGAATGTAAGCGGAAAATAA